In one Sulfitobacter sp. LCG007 genomic region, the following are encoded:
- a CDS encoding rod-binding protein, giving the protein MTPLSRVGPASPTRRHDDSLHAAAEQLEATFVAEMLKSAGLGDSRDVFGGGAGEDQFASFLVQEQAKQIVRAGGLGLTEIIYHALREADDAR; this is encoded by the coding sequence ATGACACCGCTCTCTCGGGTGGGTCCAGCATCGCCGACCCGCCGACACGACGATTCCCTGCACGCGGCCGCCGAACAGCTCGAAGCCACCTTCGTTGCCGAAATGCTCAAATCCGCAGGACTTGGCGATAGTCGCGATGTCTTCGGCGGCGGGGCGGGTGAAGACCAGTTCGCATCGTTTCTGGTCCAGGAACAGGCAAAGCAGATCGTGCGCGCGGGCGGCCTGGGTCTTACCGAAATCATCTATCACGCGCTACGGGAGGCCGACGATGCAAGATGA